From the genome of Lycorma delicatula isolate Av1 chromosome 11, ASM4794821v1, whole genome shotgun sequence, one region includes:
- the LOC142332480 gene encoding uncharacterized protein LOC142332480: MEHSFICVCAPEQGKTDEMELFYDKLQDTLDRCNKKDYVIIGGDHNANVRNKPSEGIVGLNDEGSVNHNGKQLRDFARFNNMRIMNSFLKRKRIHKITWAARGQESVIDYLITNQKTAELFKDTRVLRGAEVGTATF, from the coding sequence ATGGAACACTCCTTTATATGTGTATGTGCTCCAGAACAAGGGAAGACAGATGAAATGGAGTTATTTTATGATAAGCTGCAGGACACATTGGACCGTTGTAATAAAAAGGACTATGTAATAATAGGAGGAGATCATAATGCTAATGTAAGAAATAAACCATCGGAAGGAATAGTTGGTTTGAATGATGAGGGAAGTGTGAATCATAATGGAAAACAGTTAAGGGACTTTGCAAGGTTTAATAATATGAGAATAATGAATTCATTTCTTAAGCGCAAGAGAATCCATAAAATAACATGGGCAGCTAGAGGTCAAGAATCTGTAATAGACTACTTAATCACAAATCAGAAGACGGCAGAATTGTTTAAAGACACAAGAGTTCTTAGAGGAGCTGAAGTAGGAACAGCTACCTTTTAA